One Chitinispirillum alkaliphilum genomic region harbors:
- a CDS encoding Chloride channel protein has translation MKTDEITSQETDIDTNTSRNSGYLIKWLILSVIAGLTGSCVVQIFISLLSMMQNRIAVLGYPAPLWAIAGAVVVGGIIYKIQPDASVEGMPSSIRGIKNERLYLSTTFFKFWAALVTIGTFGSGGIVGPLGRVSAGLVSFAGKKCSRISNFNHEDQRSAAICGLAAAIGAIFQSPIGGGIFAVEVLHRTRLEYKNIFPGILASTTSVLISKLFGWPGFFSVDVADNFMNITAVGWLLILAVLTGISGGIFTRFYEKFSALIKRRKGNVLLKVMIGSLVAASIGWVINPELLGASENMAQALFINEKQIVLTGRFTEFHSFGLILIIMAAVKIVITCIAVGSGMSAGFAGPSALSGMLLGAAASYFLGIEIGSPTYFAFVAAGFSGMIASVINVPLAAAVITTELFGLHYSLPAGVAAVIGFQINRTHTIYDIALKNKSLFTGILENGKTKLSNIKDRIGA, from the coding sequence ATGAAAACTGATGAGATCACAAGTCAAGAAACTGATATAGATACAAATACCTCCCGAAACAGTGGTTACTTAATCAAATGGCTGATTCTGTCGGTAATTGCAGGTCTGACCGGATCTTGTGTTGTACAGATATTTATAAGTCTTTTGAGCATGATGCAGAACCGGATAGCTGTTTTGGGATATCCTGCACCGCTGTGGGCAATTGCAGGAGCTGTGGTCGTTGGGGGTATTATATACAAAATCCAGCCCGATGCTTCAGTAGAAGGGATGCCCTCTTCCATAAGAGGAATAAAAAATGAACGTCTGTATTTATCCACCACATTTTTCAAATTCTGGGCAGCACTTGTAACTATAGGAACTTTTGGCAGTGGTGGAATCGTTGGACCACTTGGCAGGGTAAGTGCCGGACTGGTGTCATTCGCTGGCAAAAAATGTTCACGTATTTCCAATTTCAACCATGAAGACCAGAGGAGTGCTGCAATCTGTGGTCTTGCTGCTGCAATTGGAGCCATTTTCCAAAGCCCAATAGGAGGAGGCATTTTCGCTGTCGAGGTTCTTCACAGAACCCGCCTTGAATATAAAAATATTTTCCCCGGAATACTTGCAAGTACGACATCTGTATTGATTTCCAAATTATTTGGCTGGCCTGGTTTTTTTTCTGTAGATGTTGCTGATAACTTCATGAACATAACTGCTGTTGGCTGGCTTTTAATCCTCGCGGTTCTGACGGGTATTTCCGGAGGCATATTTACCCGCTTTTACGAAAAATTTTCAGCCCTGATAAAGCGCCGGAAGGGAAACGTTCTTTTAAAGGTAATGATCGGTTCTTTAGTTGCCGCAAGTATAGGCTGGGTTATTAACCCGGAATTGCTGGGTGCTAGCGAAAACATGGCCCAGGCATTGTTTATCAACGAAAAACAGATAGTTTTAACAGGAAGATTTACCGAATTTCACTCATTTGGATTAATACTGATAATAATGGCCGCGGTAAAAATTGTGATTACCTGTATCGCCGTAGGAAGTGGAATGAGTGCGGGGTTTGCAGGACCATCAGCACTATCGGGAATGCTTCTGGGGGCTGCCGCATCCTATTTCCTGGGTATAGAGATTGGTTCTCCCACCTATTTTGCATTTGTTGCTGCAGGGTTTTCAGGTATGATAGCCAGTGTGATAAACGTACCCCTGGCAGCAGCGGTAATTACTACAGAGTTATTCGGATTACATTACAGTCTCCCGGCCGGAGTCGCAGCAGTTATCGGTTTTCAGATAAACCGTACGCACACAATTTATGATATCGCTTTGAAAAACAAATCGTTGTTTACAGGAATACTTGAAAACGGGAAAACAAAATTATCCAATATTAAAGACCGTATCGGGGCCTAA